aaaaagaacaataacaCCACCAAGTATAAAGATACTTTATCTGATTCTTATCCAGAGATGGACCTAATCTGATGTAGTCAAAGTTCAAGATGATACCATCAAGGTACAACTTTTTGATCTGGTGTCCTTTGCTTACCAATGGTGGTAAAGAAAAAGGTCTTAAATTAAACCAAACTCACCTTTGCTGTCACATTGTTGCCCACCAGAGACTAGAAGATGTCTGGTGTTATCAAGAGAGCCATCATTAACCTCAGGTTTTATTCCCAGTAGATGACACATTAAGGGATAAACATTAACTGTTTCAAAAGGTCCCACTACACGGTTCTTATTAAAGTCAGGCCCTACTGCCCTGAAGAAAGCCTTCATGTCTAAAGCTTGATTATCAAATCCATGTTCTCCTTTACTGGTCTGAACAGGGAGAATCTGGAAAATGATATGAAGAAATGACAGTTCATTATGTATAATCTTGTGAATAGATTTCTAACACCTGAAAGAATCTGCAAACCTGTCTAAACATATATTTTGCAATACATTCAAACACTCACCCCACTGATTACATATCCTGGGTCTGCATAGAGAAGGAGGGGTAAAATACGTGGATGATTAGAATAATGAAGACGAGCAGGCATGTCTTCCTTCTTATAGACATGGAGGTTAGGATGGGCACCTTTCAGGACTCTATAAACCTTCTCCAGCATGCCCTCTTTAGGCAATAGCATCCCATTAGGGCCATAGTCTAACAACTGGAACTTAATATCCTGAAATGAGAAGCCAGGGATTTGGGAAAGAATAATCTTTTTTATTCCATCTCCTCTCAGTACAGTAGTCATACCATGATCagcagtgatgatgatgttcAGGCGGTCAGCAAGACCATGTTTTTGCACGGTGTCACGTATATAGCCAATGGTGCGGTCCACTTTCCTGACTGCATCACGGCGTTCTGGGGAGTCAGGCCCATATTTATGGCCTGTCTCGTCTGGCTCACCAAAATATAGAGAGACATAGTCCAGATCCTGTTTTTTAAACCAATCACCCATCACTTTATCCACATTCATTCTCCAATCTGTTTCATTGCTGTAGTCATAAAATTGAGATTCCACCTCTCTCACATGCACCCTCTCATTCTGATATGTGGCAGCTGTACCCGGAAAATGCAAAGAGCCAGTTTTCAGACCCtgtaagaattaaaaaaataataatgtggtGAGTTTCATGGAATAGCTGAGATGTCTAATGAAACACTTCACCATCAACTTGGGAACTGTGGCAACATAGCAAGAATATTGTTAACATATGAGAATTATAGAAGCTTTGGTAAACTGCCtcaaatactgtacatatgcaCTGGACTATCACCTCAAGTActtcactgaaacactgaaacctAGATTAAGTTTTCACACCTACAGAATGAACACCAAATTGATGTTTTGAAA
This is a stretch of genomic DNA from Ictalurus punctatus breed USDA103 chromosome 13, Coco_2.0, whole genome shotgun sequence. It encodes these proteins:
- the enpp7.2 gene encoding ectonucleotide pyrophosphatase/phosphodiesterase family member 7, whose protein sequence is MLLTISLWLFAVSPALFAPVKEPCTTGRNKLLLISFDGFRWDYDRDVDTPNLDKMAQDGIKATYVIPPYITITSPSHFTLLTGRYIENHGVIHNMWFNTTTQEKKQYYMAQFVDDYWDNGSLPIWITAQRQGLKTGSLHFPGTAATYQNERVHVREVESQFYDYSNETDWRMNVDKVMGDWFKKQDLDYVSLYFGEPDETGHKYGPDSPERRDAVRKVDRTIGYIRDTVQKHGLADRLNIIITADHGMTTVLRGDGIKKIILSQIPGFSFQDIKFQLLDYGPNGMLLPKEGMLEKVYRVLKGAHPNLHVYKKEDMPARLHYSNHPRILPLLLYADPGYVISGILPVQTSKGEHGFDNQALDMKAFFRAVGPDFNKNRVVGPFETVNVYPLMCHLLGIKPEVNDGSLDNTRHLLVSGGQQCDSKEPNQMSIVIGVAVVVGFLVVVFIIVSLYNVFKRNRTNIRSHLKEKYEEKIDSKQTAM